From Apus apus isolate bApuApu2 chromosome 13, bApuApu2.pri.cur, whole genome shotgun sequence, a single genomic window includes:
- the LOC127390244 gene encoding uncharacterized protein LOC127390244 gives MSPCMLCAPGEPGGPCSDPPLWGLPLAAQRGEGERSLEAQVGGSHIQRSVPSHRSARGAGSQPRRAALSPGAAGRTLQESPFPRGDHLRRDCRKDESGRVELQSPDPHLCSGVSRPCPFCSGEGPACDPQPERHEIGCSKGKSGDEGGDPVPAELPLPLPRSLCGAGSLCLSSLSPAPGRRLPEAAWFLFPHSPRCSWGCPGGGTGGTGLPLSSKIPHPPPEWLPEWECQASSSSSNIVKRRKGGMEGEVPRCLPSFLPGLLRSRAQALSAFSICQLKNQKIQGKCMKR, from the exons ATGTCACCGTGCATGCTCTGCGCTCCTGGGGAGCCGGGGGGGCCCTGCTCCGATCCCCCTCTCTGGGGTCTGCCCTTGGCCGCGCAGCGCGGAGAAGGGGAGCGCAGCCTGGAGGCGCAGGTCGGGGGGAGCCATATTCAAC GCAGCGTTCCCAGCCACCGCTCTGCCCGGGGGGCCGGCTCTcagccccgccgcgctgccctttctcccggggctgcgggcaggaCCCTCCAGGAAAGCCCCTTCCCGAGGGGGGATCACCTCCGCCGGGACTGCCGGAAGGATGAGTCTGGGCGAGTCGAGTTACAGAGCCCTGACCCCCACCTCTGCTCCGGCGTCTCTCGGCCGTGTCCCTTTTGCTCCGGCGAAGGCCCAGCCTGTGACCCACAACCGGAGAGGCATGAAATCGGCTGCTCCAAGGGCAAGTCGGGGGACGAGGGGGGGGACCCTGTCCCAGCCGAGCTGCCCCTTCCGCTCCCACGGAGCCTTTGCGGGGCTGGGagcctctgcctttcctccctgtcccctgcaccGGGAAGGCGGCTTCCCGAGGCTGCCTGGTTTCTTTTCCCGCACTCGCCGCggtgcagctggggctgccccgggggcgGCACAGGCGGGACGGGTCTCCCCCTGTCCAGTAAAATCCCCCACCCGCCCCCGGAATGGCTGCCGGAATGGGAGTGCCAGGCGTCTTCCAG CTCCAGCAATattgtaaaaagaagaaagggaggaatggagggagagGTGCCTCGGTGCCTGCCTTCGTTTCTGCCAGGTCTGCTCCGTTCCCGAGCCCAGGCACTCTCCGCCTTTTCTATTTGTCAATTAAAGAACCAAAAAATTCAAGGGAAATGCATGAAACGTTAA
- the NKX2-5 gene encoding homeobox protein Nkx-2.5, with protein sequence MFPSPVTTTPFSVKDILNLEQHQSGLASMELSSLSSPSCMLATFKQETFSADPPALPEELPEPHQPKTSAAFPGSYYVKSYVEMDSAKDAKADKKELCSLHKSLEQEKRDLEDPERPRQRKRRKPRVLFSQAQVYELERRFKQQKYLSAPERDHLANVLKLTSTQVKIWFQNRRYKCKRQRQDQTLEMVGIPPPRRIAVPVLVRDGKPCLGESSPYSSPYNVSINPYSYNAYPAYTNYNSPACNANYNCNYPSMQTMQPSAAGNNFMNFSVGDLNSVQTPIPQGNAGISTLHGIRAW encoded by the exons ATGTTTCCTAGCCCTGTGACAACGACACCCTTCTCGGTCAAGGATATTTTGAATCTGGAACAGCATCAGAGCGGCCTAGCCTCCATGGAGCTCTCCTCGCTGTCCTCCCCCTCTTGCATGCTGGCCACCTTCAAGCAGGAGACGTTCAGCGCCGatcccccggccctgcccgaGGAGCTGCCCGAGCCGCACCAGCCCAAAACCTCCGCTGCCTTCCCCGGCTCCTACTACGTTAAAAGCTACGTGGAAATGGACTCCGCCAAGGACGCCAAGGCGGACAAGAAAG aacTGTGCTCCCTGCACaagagcctggagcaggagaaaagagaTCTGGAAGATCCCGAGCGCCCcagacagaggaaaaggaggaaaccTCGTGTCCTTTTTTCTCAAGCCCAAGTCTACGAACTGGAGCGAAGGttcaagcagcagaaatacCTCTCAGCTCCCGAGAGAGACCATCTAGCGAACGTCCTAAAGCTCACCTCCACCCAGGTGAAAATCTGGTTCCAGAATCGAAGGTATAAATGCAAAAGGCAGAGACAGGATCAGACCCTCGAAATGGTGGGCATCCCTCCCCCCCGGAGGATAGCGGTGCCGGTGCTGGTGCGCGATGGGAAGCCCTGCCTGGGGGAGTCTTCTCCCTACAGTTCGCCGTACAATGTCAGCATTAACCCCTATAGCTACAACGCCTACCCCGCGTACACTAACTACAACAGCCCCGCCTGCAACGCCAACTACAACTGCAACTACCCCTCCATGCAGACCATGCAGCCCTCGGCGGCCGGCAACAACTTCATGAACTTCAGCGTAGGGGACTTGAACTCAGTGCAGACGCCCATCCCGCAGGGGAACGCGGGGATCTCCACGTTGCACGGGATCCGAGCCTGGTAG